In Felis catus isolate Fca126 chromosome A3, F.catus_Fca126_mat1.0, whole genome shotgun sequence, a single genomic region encodes these proteins:
- the KCNS3 gene encoding potassium voltage-gated channel subfamily S member 3 — protein MVFGEFFHRPGQDEELVNLNVGGFKQSVDQSTLLRFPHTRLGKLLTCHSEEAILELCDDYSVADKEYYFDRNPSLFRYVLNFYYTGKLHVMEELCVFSFCQEIEYWGINELFIDSCCSNRYQERKEDNHEKDWDQKSNDVSTDTSFEESSLFEKELEKFDKLRFGQLRKKIWIRMENPAYCLSAKLIAISSLSVVLASIVAMCVHSMSEFQNEDGEVDDPVLEGVEIACIAWFTGELAIRLVAAPCQKKFWKNPLNIIDFVSIIPFYATLAVDTKEEESEDIENMGKVVQILRLMRIFRILKLARHSVGLRSLGATLRHSYHEVGLLLLFLSVGISIFSVLIYSVEKDEQTSSLTSIPICWWWATISMTTVGYGDTHPVTLAGKLIASTCIICGILVVALPITIIFNKFSKYYQKQKDIDVDQCSEDPPEKCHELPYFNIRDIYAQRMHAFITSLSSVGIVVSDPDSTDASSIEDNEDVYNTASLENCTAK, from the coding sequence ATGGTGTTTGGTGAGTTTTTCCATCGCCCTGGACAAGACGAGGAACTTGTCAACTTGAACGTGGGGGGCTTTAAGCAGTCCGTCGACCAAAGCACCCTCCTGCGGTTTCCTCACACCAGACTCGGAAAACTGCTCACCTGCCACTCGGAAGAGGCCATCCTGGAGCTGTGCGATGACTACAGTGTGGCCGATAAGGAGTACTACTTTGATCGAAACCCCTCCTTGTTCAgatatgttttgaatttttattacacGGGGAAGCTGCATGTCATGGAGGAGCTGTGCGTTTTCTCATTCTGCCAGGAGATCGAGTACTGGGGCATCAACGAGCTCTTCATCGATTCCTGCTGCAGTAATCGCTACCAGGAACGCAAGGAGGATAACCACGAGAAGGACTGGGACCAGAAGAGCAACGACGTGAGTACCGACACCTCCTTTGAAGAGTCGTCCCTGTTTGAGAAGGAGCTGGAGAAGTTTGACAAGCTGCGATTTGGTCAGCTCCGGAAGAAGATCTGGATTCGAATGGAAAACCCAGCCTACTGCCTGTCTGCCAAGCTCATTGCCATCTCGTCCTTGAGCGTGGTGCTGGCCTCCATTGTGGCCATGTGTGTGCACAGCATGTCAGAGTTCCAGAACGAGGACGGAGAGGTGGATGACCCCGTGCTGGAAGGTGTGGAGATCGCGTGCATTGCTTGGTTCACTGGCGAGCTTGCCATCCGGCTGGTCGCTGCTCCCTGtcaaaagaaattctggaaaaaCCCTCTGAACATAATTGACTTCGTCTCCATTATCCCCTTCTACGCCACCTTGGCTGTAGACACcaaggaggaagagagtgaggacATTGAAAACATGGGCAAGGTGGTCCAGATCCTCAGGCTTATGAGGATTTTCCGAATCCTCAAGCTTGCCCGGCACTCAGTGGGACTTCGGTCTCTAGGTGCCACCCTGAGACACAGCTATCATGAAGTTGGgctcctgcttctctttctctctgtgggCATTTCCATCTTTTCTGTGCTTATCTACTCTGTGGAGAAAGACGAGCAGACATCCAGCCTCACCAGCATCCCCATCTGCTGGTGGTGGGCCACCATCAGCATGACCACTGTGGGCTATGGAGACACGCACCCAGTCACCTTGGCCGGGAAGCTTATCGCCAGCACGTGCATCATCTGTGGCATCTTGGTGGTGGCCCTCCCTATCACCATTATCTTCAACAAGTTTTCCAAGTACTACCAGAAGCAGAAGGACATTGATGTGGACCAGTGCAGTGAGGACCCACCAGAGAAGTGTCACGAGCTACCTTACTTTAACATTAGGGACATTTATGCCCAGCGGATGCACGCCTTCATTACCAGTCTGTCTTCTGTGGGAATTGTGGTGAGCGATCCCGATTCTACAGATGCTTCAAGCATTGAAGACAATGAGGATGTTTATAACACAGCATCCTTGGAGAATTGCACAGCAAAATGA